From one Zhongshania sp. R06B22 genomic stretch:
- the urtB gene encoding urea ABC transporter permease subunit UrtB, whose protein sequence is MGGYSYDELGAIFAMQGFAGISLFSVLLLMALGLAIIFGQMGVINMAHGEFMAAGAYTTYLISSLTETYIPAFMPYYFVFSIAAAFLVAGVLGYLAEFILIRHLYKRPLDTLLATWGLSLIMQQSYRSIFGAREVSPTLPDWLMGSVQPTDMIDIPINGMFVLGLTIFTTLAVFYLMFKSRWGLRVRATTQNRVMSGAVGINTKKVDRYTFALGCGIAGMAGAAFTTIASTGPTTGTLYIVDTFMVVVFGGAASLFGTIASAFSIAQAQSILEFFISGSMAKVFTLLTLVIILMFKPEGLFASKVRR, encoded by the coding sequence ATGGGCGGTTATAGCTACGATGAGTTAGGCGCGATATTCGCAATGCAAGGCTTCGCCGGCATCAGCTTGTTTAGCGTACTGTTGCTGATGGCCTTGGGGCTCGCAATTATATTTGGACAAATGGGCGTTATTAACATGGCCCACGGCGAATTTATGGCCGCGGGTGCGTATACCACCTATTTGATTTCTTCTTTAACGGAAACGTATATTCCGGCATTCATGCCCTACTATTTCGTATTTTCGATAGCAGCCGCGTTTCTGGTTGCAGGGGTGTTGGGCTATCTAGCAGAATTTATATTAATAAGGCATCTCTATAAGCGGCCTCTAGATACGCTGTTAGCGACCTGGGGTTTGAGCTTAATTATGCAGCAATCCTATCGCTCTATATTTGGCGCAAGGGAAGTCAGTCCTACCTTACCAGATTGGCTGATGGGATCAGTTCAGCCGACAGACATGATCGATATTCCAATCAACGGAATGTTTGTACTCGGTTTGACGATATTTACTACCTTAGCGGTGTTCTATCTCATGTTTAAATCCAGATGGGGTTTGCGAGTGCGTGCCACTACCCAAAACCGGGTGATGAGTGGCGCAGTGGGTATCAATACCAAAAAAGTTGACCGCTACACTTTTGCTCTCGGTTGCGGTATTGCTGGTATGGCCGGCGCGGCATTTACCACTATTGCCTCTACCGGACCAACCACGGGAACACTGTATATCGTCGATACATTTATGGTTGTGGTCTTCGGTGGCGCTGCTAGTTTGTTCGGCACAATCGCTTCAGCATTTTCCATCGCACAGGCGCAATCAATCCTCGAATTCTTTATCAGCGGATCAATGGCCAAAGTCTTTACCTTGCTCACCTTGGTAATAATTTTGATGTTCAAACCAGAAGGCCTATTCGCCAGCAAGGTTCGTCGCTAA
- the urtC gene encoding urea ABC transporter permease subunit UrtC yields the protein MSFVYEKLFGDKKGLIGFCILATLILVVFPLFLDSFRLNLVGKYLTYAFAAVSLVLLWGYGGTLSLGQGIFFGLGGYAMAMFLKLEASSPENTAIQSTPGIPDFMDWNQITELPAFWMPFHSFTFTLIAILVVPTFFAYIIGAAMFKRRVGGVYFAIITQVISVILTVLIVGQQGLTGGINGITDLRTLNGWDITSDSAKNLFYFINCFLLLAVIIASRFVLTSKFGRLLLAMRDKEDRVRFSGYDVANFKIFVFCFAAMISAIGGAMFTLQVGFMSPSFVGIVPSIEMVIFAAVGGRMSLIGAVYGTLLINFGKTVFSESFPELWLFLMGGLFIAVVMFFPNGLAGLWDDYGHHITKRLEFIKSLFEKNKADTDNVELEGTKS from the coding sequence ATGAGCTTTGTTTACGAAAAATTGTTTGGTGATAAAAAAGGCTTAATAGGATTTTGCATACTAGCGACGCTTATCCTTGTTGTCTTTCCGCTGTTTCTCGATTCATTTAGATTGAACCTAGTTGGTAAATACCTGACCTATGCCTTTGCGGCGGTGAGCTTAGTTTTGCTGTGGGGCTACGGTGGTACCTTGAGCTTGGGGCAGGGTATCTTTTTTGGGCTTGGCGGTTACGCCATGGCGATGTTCTTAAAACTAGAGGCGTCGTCGCCAGAGAACACAGCCATCCAGTCGACGCCGGGTATTCCTGATTTTATGGACTGGAACCAGATAACGGAACTTCCGGCGTTCTGGATGCCATTTCACAGCTTCACATTTACCTTGATTGCCATCTTAGTCGTGCCGACCTTCTTTGCTTATATCATTGGTGCGGCGATGTTTAAGCGTCGGGTTGGTGGTGTGTACTTTGCGATAATAACCCAGGTAATTTCGGTTATCTTAACGGTCTTAATCGTCGGTCAGCAGGGCTTAACTGGCGGCATCAACGGTATCACCGATCTCCGTACTCTCAATGGCTGGGATATCACCTCAGATAGCGCTAAAAATCTGTTTTACTTTATCAATTGCTTTCTTTTACTAGCAGTTATTATCGCGTCTCGTTTTGTACTCACCAGTAAGTTTGGTCGCTTATTGCTGGCTATGCGCGACAAAGAAGATCGAGTTCGCTTTTCGGGCTACGACGTTGCCAACTTTAAAATATTTGTATTCTGCTTTGCGGCGATGATCTCAGCCATTGGCGGGGCAATGTTCACCTTGCAGGTTGGTTTTATGTCGCCGTCGTTTGTTGGCATCGTACCCTCTATCGAAATGGTTATCTTCGCTGCCGTTGGTGGTCGTATGTCACTTATTGGCGCGGTGTATGGCACCTTGTTAATCAACTTTGGTAAAACCGTTTTCTCCGAATCCTTTCCTGAGTTGTGGTTGTTTTTGATGGGTGGCTTATTCATTGCCGTGGTGATGTTTTTTCCAAACGGCTTGGCAGGTTTGTGGGATGACTACGGTCACCACATCACTAAGCGCTTAGAGTTTATAAAGAGCTTATTCGAAAAAAACAAAGCTGACACAGACAATGTTGAGCTGGAAGGAACAAAATCATGA
- the urtD gene encoding urea ABC transporter ATP-binding protein UrtD — MSTNTNFTLAIEDLTVSFDGFKAVDSLNFYLEKNELHVVIGPNGAGKTTVLDLICGKTKSTSGSIKFLNTELTNLAEHQIVRAGVGRKFQTPSIYENLSVMENLEISYPRGRGVFGSLMFKHDRQVSDKIMEVAKQIMLEDSLDTEAGLLSHGQKQWLEIGMLLIQDPQLLMLDEPVAGMSVKEREQTAELLKKISQGRSVLVIEHDMDFVARIAQKVTVLHQGKILAAGDMEDVQKDPKVIEVYLGH, encoded by the coding sequence ATGAGTACGAATACTAATTTTACGCTTGCGATTGAAGACCTAACCGTGTCCTTTGACGGCTTTAAAGCGGTAGATAGTTTAAATTTCTACTTAGAAAAAAATGAACTTCATGTCGTTATTGGTCCAAACGGCGCAGGGAAAACCACCGTGCTGGACTTGATTTGCGGTAAAACTAAATCGACGTCCGGTAGTATTAAATTTCTTAACACCGAACTTACCAATCTCGCTGAACATCAGATTGTTAGAGCGGGTGTGGGCCGTAAGTTTCAAACCCCATCCATTTACGAAAATCTAAGTGTGATGGAGAATTTAGAGATCTCCTATCCACGTGGTCGGGGTGTCTTTGGTTCGCTTATGTTTAAACACGACCGCCAAGTGAGCGACAAAATAATGGAAGTCGCTAAACAAATCATGCTCGAAGATTCCCTAGATACTGAAGCGGGTTTATTAAGCCATGGCCAAAAGCAGTGGCTAGAGATAGGTATGCTGCTGATTCAGGATCCCCAGCTGCTAATGCTGGATGAACCTGTTGCCGGGATGAGCGTTAAAGAGCGAGAGCAAACCGCTGAGTTACTAAAAAAGATTAGCCAGGGCCGTTCGGTATTGGTTATTGAGCACGATATGGATTTTGTGGCGCGTATTGCTCAGAAAGTAACAGTATTACATCAGGGGAAAATTCTTGCTGCGGGTGATATGGAAGACGTGCAGAAAGACCCGAAGGTGATAGAAGTGTATTTGGGGCACTAG
- the urtE gene encoding urea ABC transporter ATP-binding subunit UrtE, with amino-acid sequence MLNVSNLKVCYGQSEVIHGLNFTVPKNETLAIMGRNGMGKTTLFKSLIGILPTSEGSISIDGIDVTDKESFQRVASGIAYVPQGRMIFPSLTVQENIETGMEVSKLKKIPDDIYALFPVLAEMRKRKGGNLSGGQQQQLAIARALVTNPKVLLLDEPTEGIQPSIIKDIANVLNEIKKLRDITIIVSEQVLSFTMTVADRIIVIDKGNFIHEDLRADVDTAKIRAYLSV; translated from the coding sequence ATGTTAAATGTTTCTAATTTGAAAGTTTGCTACGGTCAAAGTGAAGTTATTCACGGCCTAAATTTTACCGTGCCGAAGAATGAAACACTGGCAATTATGGGCCGCAACGGTATGGGTAAGACCACCTTATTTAAGTCTCTTATTGGTATTCTGCCGACCTCAGAGGGTAGTATTAGTATTGACGGTATTGACGTCACCGATAAGGAAAGTTTTCAGCGCGTAGCCAGCGGTATTGCCTATGTGCCACAGGGTAGGATGATCTTTCCTTCGTTAACGGTACAGGAAAATATCGAAACCGGTATGGAAGTTTCTAAGCTTAAAAAGATTCCCGACGATATTTACGCCTTATTCCCTGTCTTGGCAGAGATGCGAAAACGCAAAGGCGGTAATCTCTCTGGTGGTCAACAGCAGCAGCTCGCCATCGCCAGAGCGCTGGTGACCAACCCCAAGGTGCTGTTGCTAGACGAACCCACTGAGGGTATTCAGCCTTCAATTATTAAAGATATTGCCAACGTATTGAACGAGATTAAAAAATTACGCGATATTACGATTATCGTTTCTGAGCAGGTCTTGAGCTTCACCATGACAGTTGCAGATCGTATTATTGTGATCGACAAGGGTAACTTTATTCATGAAGACCTGAGAGCCGATGTCGATACCGCGAAAATTAGAGCCTATTTATCGGTCTAA
- a CDS encoding MarR family winged helix-turn-helix transcriptional regulator, translating to MSDIAVHTEATVLQFLETAAALERRLDRVLSNTKGISFSEYRLLKTLAEASAGGLPRIELASSVGLTASAVTRALKPLEKLGYIATERSERDARQSLASITSAGNELLADAQSILRDGLRELPVNTLNQQKVTEFQARLSELNGR from the coding sequence ATGAGCGATATAGCAGTGCACACCGAAGCCACAGTGCTTCAATTCCTAGAGACTGCTGCGGCCTTGGAGCGTCGATTAGATCGTGTGCTATCGAACACCAAGGGTATTAGCTTTAGTGAATATCGCCTATTAAAGACGCTTGCGGAGGCGAGTGCAGGCGGCTTACCAAGGATCGAATTGGCAAGCTCGGTAGGTCTTACAGCCTCAGCCGTAACCAGAGCGCTCAAGCCGCTGGAGAAGCTTGGCTACATCGCTACCGAGCGCAGCGAGCGCGATGCTAGGCAAAGCCTCGCAAGCATCACCTCGGCTGGGAATGAGTTGTTGGCAGACGCCCAGAGCATACTGCGGGATGGCCTTCGGGAGTTACCCGTTAATACTTTAAATCAACAAAAAGTGACTGAATTCCAGGCTCGCTTAAGTGAATTAAACGGACGCTAA
- a CDS encoding DMT family transporter yields the protein MNSSYFYSSIMLVAGFGIPVMAALNGGLGAKLGNPALASTLLLLVGLLLSVIYLLVTEGVPTRFYDTSIPWYFYTGGVVVTFYNLAITWIAPRFGISNTVSFVLLGQLLAMTLIDHYGLIGAPQYPISLRRLAGLVLMVAGVFLVLGRSTK from the coding sequence ATGAATAGCAGCTATTTTTACTCCTCTATAATGCTTGTCGCTGGCTTTGGTATTCCGGTCATGGCTGCGCTGAATGGTGGTCTGGGAGCCAAATTAGGTAATCCAGCGTTGGCCTCGACGCTTCTGCTATTGGTGGGCTTGCTACTCAGCGTAATTTATTTGCTAGTTACTGAAGGCGTGCCAACGCGTTTTTATGACACTTCAATCCCTTGGTATTTCTATACTGGCGGCGTTGTAGTTACATTCTACAATTTAGCGATAACGTGGATCGCGCCGCGCTTTGGTATATCTAATACCGTTTCCTTTGTTCTATTGGGGCAGTTGCTAGCGATGACGCTCATTGATCATTATGGTCTTATCGGCGCCCCGCAGTATCCTATTAGCCTGCGTCGTTTAGCCGGCTTGGTGTTGATGGTAGCGGGCGTATTTTTGGTATTGGGTCGGAGTACGAAATAG
- the fmdA gene encoding formamidase yields MAETIIKVDLSKSAYDNDMIHNRWHPDIPMVQMVKPGDDFKIECVDWTGGQINNNDSADDVRDVDLSKVHFLSGPVGVEGAEPGDLLVVDILDIGTFEESQWGFNGFFSKQNGGGFLTEHFPEAQKSIWDFNGMFTKSRHVPNVEFAGLIHPGLIGCLPSREMLDEWNTREKALVDTDPQRVPELATLPYADTAHMGRMKGDAATAAAAEGARTVPPREHGGNCDIKDLSRGAKVYFPVYVKDAGLSVGDLHFSQGDGEITFCGAIEMAGWIHIRVNLIKDGIKKYGIKNPIFKPSPITPKYDDYLIFEGISVDEAGKQHYLDVHIAYRQACLNAIEYMTKFGYSRAQAYTILGVAPVQGHISGVVDIPNACATLWLPTDIFDFDMQPNAEGPTKMVDSTVDVPLSPDLKP; encoded by the coding sequence ATGGCTGAAACAATCATCAAAGTTGACTTGAGTAAATCGGCGTACGACAACGACATGATTCATAATCGTTGGCATCCTGATATTCCCATGGTGCAGATGGTAAAACCCGGTGATGATTTTAAAATTGAATGTGTGGATTGGACTGGCGGCCAGATTAACAATAATGACTCTGCCGACGATGTGCGTGATGTTGATTTAAGTAAGGTGCACTTTCTGTCTGGGCCGGTAGGGGTTGAAGGTGCCGAGCCGGGTGATTTATTAGTAGTCGATATTTTAGACATCGGTACTTTTGAAGAAAGCCAATGGGGTTTTAATGGTTTTTTCTCTAAGCAAAATGGCGGCGGGTTTTTAACAGAGCACTTTCCTGAAGCGCAAAAATCGATCTGGGATTTTAACGGTATGTTTACCAAATCTCGCCATGTGCCCAATGTTGAATTTGCAGGCTTAATCCATCCCGGTTTGATTGGCTGCTTACCGTCGCGTGAGATGCTGGACGAATGGAATACCCGTGAGAAAGCGCTGGTTGATACCGACCCGCAACGGGTACCAGAACTAGCAACCTTGCCATACGCAGATACAGCGCACATGGGGCGGATGAAAGGCGACGCAGCGACAGCGGCTGCTGCTGAGGGCGCGCGTACTGTTCCCCCGCGTGAGCACGGCGGTAACTGCGACATTAAAGATTTGTCCCGCGGAGCCAAGGTGTACTTCCCTGTTTATGTTAAAGACGCTGGCCTAAGTGTGGGTGATCTTCACTTTAGTCAGGGTGATGGTGAAATCACTTTCTGTGGTGCTATCGAAATGGCGGGATGGATTCATATCCGGGTGAATTTGATTAAAGACGGTATTAAAAAGTACGGTATTAAGAACCCAATTTTCAAACCAAGCCCGATTACCCCTAAGTATGACGACTATCTTATTTTTGAAGGTATTTCAGTCGATGAAGCGGGTAAGCAGCATTATCTCGATGTCCATATTGCTTATCGTCAAGCGTGTCTAAATGCCATTGAGTATATGACCAAATTTGGCTATAGCCGTGCACAGGCTTATACCATTCTCGGGGTCGCGCCGGTGCAGGGGCATATCAGCGGGGTGGTAGATATACCCAATGCTTGCGCAACGTTATGGCTACCCACCGATATCTTTGACTTTGATATGCAGCCGAACGCTGAGGGGCCAACTAAGATGGTGGATAGCACGGTGGATGTGCCCCTGTCGCCGGACCTTAAGCCTTAA
- a CDS encoding FmdB family zinc ribbon protein: MPVYDYKCNDHGLFHDLASMNEAALPCACPQCGKLSARVIMIPPEVLAMSPARRQAIAKNEKAVHQPIISSVDSREDLAQRRAHAAAKKGCGCSDNAHPDRSSLRQQAIYLPDGSKVFPSQRPWMISH, translated from the coding sequence ATGCCGGTATACGACTACAAATGTAATGATCATGGTCTATTTCATGACCTGGCGAGCATGAATGAGGCGGCGCTACCCTGTGCTTGTCCGCAGTGTGGCAAGCTTAGCGCGCGAGTAATAATGATACCGCCTGAAGTCTTGGCGATGTCGCCAGCGCGGCGTCAGGCAATAGCTAAAAATGAGAAGGCGGTTCATCAACCAATTATATCGTCAGTGGATTCCAGGGAAGACCTAGCCCAACGGCGTGCACATGCTGCAGCAAAAAAAGGCTGTGGCTGCAGCGATAATGCCCACCCGGATCGCAGTAGCTTGCGCCAACAGGCTATTTACCTGCCTGACGGCAGTAAGGTTTTCCCCTCTCAGCGACCCTGGATGATTAGCCACTGA
- a CDS encoding AEC family transporter — protein MQTFLQSLSYSFSITGPIFVVLALGVYLNRAQIINDNFIEIGSKLVFNITLPALLFISISQTSIAESANLKLVLFGLVATFAVYLMLELVARWLIPRREDRGVVVQGGFRSNMGIIGLAYCVNAYGGPGLVAASLYLALVTILYNILAVITLNRSMNRAGGVAKTLKDIARNPIILSIVAALPFATMAWPLPSLLLRSGEYFAQMTLPLALLCTGASLNFKALRADLNSALVSAICKLMVVPILLISGGIALGFRGMDLGVLALMSSAPTAAASYIMVRAMAGNAALAANIIVMTTLGSLFSTSLIMFVLHGLGLL, from the coding sequence ATGCAGACATTTTTACAATCACTATCGTATTCCTTTTCAATCACTGGCCCCATTTTTGTGGTGCTGGCCCTCGGCGTATATTTAAATCGCGCCCAAATCATTAACGATAATTTTATCGAAATTGGCAGTAAGCTAGTTTTCAATATTACTCTGCCAGCCCTGCTGTTTATTAGTATTAGTCAAACCAGTATTGCCGAGTCGGCCAATCTTAAATTAGTGCTTTTTGGCCTGGTAGCGACATTTGCGGTCTATCTAATGTTAGAGCTTGTGGCGCGATGGCTGATTCCACGGCGTGAAGATCGGGGTGTAGTAGTGCAGGGTGGTTTCCGATCCAATATGGGCATTATTGGTCTAGCGTACTGCGTTAATGCCTATGGTGGGCCAGGATTAGTTGCGGCGTCTTTGTACTTGGCTCTGGTCACGATTCTTTACAATATTCTGGCGGTCATCACTCTTAATCGCAGTATGAATCGAGCGGGCGGCGTGGCCAAAACCTTAAAGGATATTGCCCGCAACCCTATTATTCTCAGTATTGTTGCGGCTTTGCCCTTCGCCACAATGGCTTGGCCGCTGCCGAGTTTACTGTTGCGCAGTGGCGAGTATTTTGCCCAAATGACACTGCCACTTGCCTTGTTGTGCACGGGGGCGAGCTTGAATTTTAAGGCTTTGCGCGCCGATCTAAATAGCGCCTTGGTCAGCGCCATCTGTAAATTGATGGTGGTGCCTATACTGCTGATTAGCGGCGGTATTGCCTTGGGTTTTCGGGGAATGGACTTAGGTGTGTTGGCGCTAATGTCCTCCGCGCCGACGGCGGCAGCCAGTTATATTATGGTGAGGGCGATGGCGGGTAATGCGGCGCTGGCAGCCAATATCATTGTCATGACCACGCTGGGGTCGCTATTCAGCACCAGTTTGATCATGTTTGTTTTACACGGCTTGGGGCTTTTGTAG
- the purK gene encoding 5-(carboxyamino)imidazole ribonucleotide synthase — MPTVWVLGAGQLGAMLKQAAYPLALRVEPVEPDSEQLPNIKDDDIVTVEREQWPDTPVTRYMSQQASFMNADIFGKIADRFHQKTMLDSLEINTAPWCSVEVDTKAAALHAELGCDVLLKRREGGYDGKGQHWLYQDQGGDVPADWRGTGIAEKKIPFDEELSLIGARDQDGKKVFYPLTLNLHRNGILMASIAPLSRVAHLQDTAEAMLGKIMDSANYVGVMAMECFRVGEQLIVNELAPRVHNSGHWTQAGACVSQFEMHLRAVSRLPIKAPEVRGYSVMINIIGVERELDWMKIPSTQCYWYGKDVRPGRKLGHINLNHPEKSALQTALHELRELLPEHYQDVFNWVETELARA, encoded by the coding sequence ATGCCAACGGTATGGGTTCTCGGCGCCGGACAATTAGGCGCCATGCTCAAGCAGGCAGCCTACCCCCTAGCCCTTAGGGTTGAGCCGGTTGAACCTGACAGCGAGCAGCTGCCAAATATAAAGGATGACGACATTGTTACTGTTGAGCGCGAACAGTGGCCAGACACGCCAGTAACGCGCTACATGAGCCAGCAAGCCAGCTTCATGAATGCCGATATTTTCGGCAAGATAGCCGACCGCTTTCACCAAAAAACCATGCTCGATAGCCTCGAGATCAACACCGCACCCTGGTGCTCTGTGGAAGTTGATACCAAGGCGGCAGCCCTACACGCCGAGTTAGGCTGCGATGTGCTGCTTAAGCGTCGCGAAGGTGGCTATGATGGCAAGGGACAGCATTGGCTATACCAAGATCAGGGCGGCGACGTTCCTGCCGACTGGCGTGGCACCGGGATTGCCGAAAAGAAAATACCATTTGATGAGGAATTGTCACTAATTGGCGCGAGAGACCAAGACGGTAAAAAAGTGTTCTACCCCTTAACGCTGAATTTACACCGCAATGGTATTTTGATGGCGTCGATCGCCCCGCTCTCCCGGGTGGCGCACTTGCAAGACACCGCCGAAGCAATGTTGGGTAAAATCATGGACTCGGCTAACTACGTTGGCGTGATGGCTATGGAGTGCTTTCGTGTTGGCGAGCAACTCATCGTCAATGAACTTGCACCGCGGGTTCACAATAGTGGTCACTGGACTCAGGCCGGCGCCTGCGTCAGCCAATTTGAAATGCATTTACGGGCGGTAAGTCGCTTGCCTATTAAGGCCCCCGAGGTTCGCGGCTACAGCGTGATGATTAATATCATTGGCGTGGAGCGTGAACTCGATTGGATGAAAATTCCATCTACCCAGTGCTATTGGTACGGCAAAGACGTTCGACCGGGTCGCAAGCTTGGTCACATCAACCTTAATCACCCAGAAAAAAGTGCCCTGCAAACAGCCTTGCACGAATTGCGCGAGCTACTGCCAGAGCATTATCAAGACGTATTTAATTGGGTAGAAACAGAATTGGCGCGAGCCTAG
- the purE gene encoding 5-(carboxyamino)imidazole ribonucleotide mutase — protein MTAKVALIMGSKSDWETMRPATEIMSELGVEHHVEVVSAHRTPDKLMEFASQAIGRGFEVIIAGAGGAAHLPGMVAAKTRLPVLGVPVQSKALNGVDSLLSIAQMPKGIAVGTLAIGSAGAFNAGLMACQILALSDAELASRLEAFRAKQTQDVLDNPDPRNT, from the coding sequence ATGACCGCAAAAGTTGCCCTGATCATGGGCTCAAAAAGTGACTGGGAAACAATGCGCCCAGCCACCGAGATCATGAGCGAGCTTGGCGTAGAGCACCATGTAGAAGTGGTCTCGGCCCACCGCACTCCGGACAAGTTAATGGAATTTGCCAGCCAGGCCATCGGTCGTGGCTTTGAGGTGATTATTGCGGGCGCCGGCGGCGCAGCGCACTTACCCGGCATGGTCGCAGCGAAAACTCGTCTACCCGTTCTAGGTGTGCCAGTGCAAAGCAAGGCATTAAACGGTGTCGACAGCTTACTCTCTATCGCGCAGATGCCTAAGGGCATCGCCGTTGGCACCCTGGCCATTGGCAGTGCCGGCGCCTTCAATGCCGGCTTAATGGCCTGCCAAATTTTGGCTCTTAGCGACGCCGAGTTAGCGAGTCGCCTGGAAGCCTTTCGCGCCAAGCAAACCCAAGACGTATTAGACAATCCGGACCCGAGGAACACGTAA
- the arsS gene encoding arsenosugar biosynthesis radical SAM (seleno)protein ArsS (Some members of this family are selenoproteins.), whose amino-acid sequence MHDTMVLLEVTDFPAISRKSLDILQVNLGYKCNQRCLHCHVNASPERTEMMSAEMIALIPEVLLARNIQKLDLTGGAPEIHEHFRELVSAAVKIGVKVIDRCNLTILFEPGQEGLAEFLAANKVEIVASLPCYSLENVDAQRGEGVFDKSIAGLQLLNSLGYGMPGSDLVLNLVFNPQGPSLPPNQQALEADYRRELRAKFDIEFNNLFALANMPIKRFGSTLVSKGQFKPYMDLLKDNFSEANLESLMCRNMVSVDWLGNLYDCDFNQLLELPVPAKGNRHLRDLLKVDIDGSDIAIADHCFACTAGQGSSCGGAL is encoded by the coding sequence ATGCACGATACTATGGTGCTACTGGAAGTCACCGACTTCCCAGCTATATCCCGTAAGTCACTGGATATCTTGCAGGTAAATCTCGGCTATAAATGTAATCAGCGGTGCTTACATTGCCATGTAAATGCAAGCCCAGAGCGCACCGAAATGATGTCGGCGGAGATGATCGCACTTATTCCCGAGGTCTTGCTGGCTAGAAATATTCAGAAACTCGACCTGACCGGCGGCGCGCCAGAAATACATGAGCATTTTCGTGAGCTTGTCAGCGCCGCGGTAAAAATCGGGGTAAAGGTAATCGATCGCTGTAATCTAACGATTTTGTTTGAGCCAGGCCAAGAAGGCTTGGCAGAATTTCTGGCCGCTAATAAAGTAGAAATAGTGGCGTCGCTACCGTGCTATTCACTAGAAAATGTCGATGCCCAGCGTGGCGAGGGCGTGTTTGATAAAAGCATTGCGGGCCTGCAATTATTAAACTCTTTAGGTTATGGCATGCCGGGTTCGGATTTGGTTTTGAATTTGGTCTTCAATCCCCAGGGGCCCTCGTTGCCGCCAAATCAACAAGCTTTAGAAGCAGATTATCGTCGTGAGCTGCGCGCCAAATTTGATATTGAATTTAATAATTTGTTTGCCTTGGCAAATATGCCGATCAAGCGATTTGGTTCTACTTTGGTGTCGAAAGGACAGTTCAAACCTTATATGGATTTGCTCAAAGATAATTTTAGCGAAGCGAATCTAGAGTCTCTCATGTGTCGAAATATGGTCAGTGTGGATTGGCTAGGTAATTTGTACGACTGCGATTTTAATCAGTTGCTGGAGCTGCCAGTGCCCGCAAAAGGCAACCGTCATCTGCGCGATTTATTGAAAGTAGATATTGATGGTAGTGATATTGCTATTGCGGATCATTGCTTTGCTTGCACTGCGGGTCAGGGCAGTAGTTGTGGTGGTGCGCTGTAA
- a CDS encoding DUF2834 domain-containing protein: MELKTKVLVALYCVTALLALLLAWMHLPAYFGNGIVGANVQFWKDALFNANPAGRFLTVDILFLAFVCNVWMFIEGRRLGVKYLYVYVIAGVFIAISVAFPLFMAARELRVAALDSSKTGYNIKAVDVLALMFIFAITLLASIATF; encoded by the coding sequence ATGGAACTGAAAACAAAAGTCCTAGTAGCACTGTATTGCGTAACCGCGCTACTTGCGCTGCTTCTGGCATGGATGCATCTACCTGCCTATTTTGGGAACGGTATTGTTGGCGCAAATGTTCAATTTTGGAAAGATGCGCTTTTTAATGCCAATCCGGCCGGCAGATTTTTAACCGTGGATATTTTGTTTTTAGCCTTTGTCTGCAATGTATGGATGTTTATTGAAGGTCGACGCCTGGGCGTGAAGTATTTATATGTGTATGTAATTGCGGGTGTTTTTATCGCCATCAGTGTTGCCTTTCCCTTGTTTATGGCTGCTAGAGAGCTTCGCGTCGCGGCATTAGATTCGTCTAAGACTGGCTACAATATTAAGGCGGTTGATGTGCTTGCCCTAATGTTTATATTTGCAATCACTCTATTGGCGAGCATTGCCACCTTTTGA